Proteins found in one Mytilus edulis chromosome 2, xbMytEdul2.2, whole genome shotgun sequence genomic segment:
- the LOC139511645 gene encoding dual specificity mitogen-activated protein kinase kinase 7-like isoform X1 — translation MSSTLQQKINELERRLKLENKSRDHDRTKPMVMGNDFPISRPPKAESGHPSPARRPRPGLGEIGTAFSRPSSAPPPGRRRPAANLDLGGSRAPRQYDGAEIEQKYQDIMKMTQILTFYGQKYQADIAELEARGDLGHGTCGQVVKMEHKSTGHLMAVKQMRRSGNKEENKRIIMDLEVVLKCTDYPYIVQCIGCFITASEVWICMELMSTCLDKLLKRTKTPIPERILGKMAVAIVKALNYLKEEHGVIHRDVKPSNILLDENGTVKLCDFGISGRLVDSKAKTRSAGCAAYMAPERIDPPDPQRPDYDIRADVWSLGITLVELATGEFPYKNCKTDFEVLTKVLQEDPPLLPPSREFSHEFCSFVRDCLTKDYKKRPKYKKLLEHVFIKKYEREDVDVAAWFSEVSKVMAKFEPS, via the exons ATGTCTTCGACTCTACAGCAAAAAATAAATGAGTTAGAACGAAGATTGAAGCTTGAAAACAAATCAAGGGATCATGATAGAACAAAACCTATGGTTATGGGAAATGATTTCCCAATTTCGAGACCACCAAAGGCAGAATCGGGACACCCTAGTCCTGCTAGAAGACCTAGACCTGGGC TGGGTGAAATAGGGACTGCATTTTCTAGGCCAAGTTCTGCACCTCCTCCTGGAAGACGAAGACCAGCAGCTAATTTAGATTTAGGAGGAAGTAGAGCACCTAGGCAGTATGATGG AGCTGAAATTGAACAGAAATACCAAGATATTATGAAGATGACACAAATACTAACTTTTTATGGTCAG aaatatcaAGCTGACATCGCTGAGCTGGAAGCAAGGGGAGATCTGGGTCATGGAACATGTGGCCAAGTGGTTAAAATGGAACATAAATCGACAGGTCATTTAATGGCTGTTAAG CAAATGCGTAGATCTGGTAACAAGGAAGAAAATAAGAGAATAATAATGGATTTAGAAGTAGTATTAAAATGTACAGATTATCCTTATATTGTACAATGTATAGGATGTTTTATAACAGCG AGTGAAGTATGGATCTGCATGGAGTTAATGTCAACATGTttagataaattattgaaaagaaCAAAAACACCAATACCAGAGAGGATTCTGGGTAAAATGGCAGTTGCG atTGTAAAAGCACTTAATTATCTGAAGGAAGAACATGGGGTTATCCATAGAG ATGTAAAACCATCCAATATTTTATTAGATGAAAATGGTACAGTAAAGTTATGTGATTTTGGTATTAGTGGAAGACTTGTCGACTCAAAAGCTAAAACAAGGAGTGCAGGATGTGCAGCATATATGGCA CCTGAGAGAATAGATCCTCCAGATCCACAGAGACCAGATTATGATATTAGAGCAGACGTTTGGAGTTTAGGAATAACTTTG GTAGAATTAGCGACTGGTGAATTTCCATATAAAAACTGTAAAACAGATTTTGAAGTATTAACAAAAGTTTTACAAGAAGATCCACCACTGTTGCCACCAAGTCGAGAGTTTTCGCATGAGTTTTGTTCATTTGTTAGAGATTG TTTAACGAAAGATTATAAAAAGAGACCAAAGTATAAGAAATTATTA GAACATGTATTTATTAAGAAATATGAAAGAGAAGATGTAGACGTAGCAGCTTGGTTCTCAGAAGTATCTAAAGTAATGGCTAAATTTGAGCCTTCATGA
- the LOC139511645 gene encoding dual specificity mitogen-activated protein kinase kinase 7-like isoform X2: protein MSSTLQQKINELERRLKLENKSRDHDRTKPMVMGNDFPISRPPKAESGHPSPARRPRPGLGEIGTAFSRPSSAPPPGRRRPAANLDLGGSRAPRQYDGAEIEQKYQDIMKMTQILTFYGQKYQADIAELEARGDLGHGTCGQVVKMEHKSTGHLMAVKQMRRSGNKEENKRIIMDLEVVLKCTDYPYIVQCIGCFITASEVWICMELMSTCLDKLLKRTKTPIPERILGKMAVAIVKALNYLKEEHGVIHRDVKPSNILLDENGTVKLCDFGISGRLVDSKAKTRSAGCAAYMAPERIDPPDPQRPDYDIRADVWSLGITLVELATGEFPYKNCKTDFEVLTKVLQEDPPLLPPSREFSHEFCSFVRDCLTKDYKKRPKYKKLLEHVFIKKS from the exons ATGTCTTCGACTCTACAGCAAAAAATAAATGAGTTAGAACGAAGATTGAAGCTTGAAAACAAATCAAGGGATCATGATAGAACAAAACCTATGGTTATGGGAAATGATTTCCCAATTTCGAGACCACCAAAGGCAGAATCGGGACACCCTAGTCCTGCTAGAAGACCTAGACCTGGGC TGGGTGAAATAGGGACTGCATTTTCTAGGCCAAGTTCTGCACCTCCTCCTGGAAGACGAAGACCAGCAGCTAATTTAGATTTAGGAGGAAGTAGAGCACCTAGGCAGTATGATGG AGCTGAAATTGAACAGAAATACCAAGATATTATGAAGATGACACAAATACTAACTTTTTATGGTCAG aaatatcaAGCTGACATCGCTGAGCTGGAAGCAAGGGGAGATCTGGGTCATGGAACATGTGGCCAAGTGGTTAAAATGGAACATAAATCGACAGGTCATTTAATGGCTGTTAAG CAAATGCGTAGATCTGGTAACAAGGAAGAAAATAAGAGAATAATAATGGATTTAGAAGTAGTATTAAAATGTACAGATTATCCTTATATTGTACAATGTATAGGATGTTTTATAACAGCG AGTGAAGTATGGATCTGCATGGAGTTAATGTCAACATGTttagataaattattgaaaagaaCAAAAACACCAATACCAGAGAGGATTCTGGGTAAAATGGCAGTTGCG atTGTAAAAGCACTTAATTATCTGAAGGAAGAACATGGGGTTATCCATAGAG ATGTAAAACCATCCAATATTTTATTAGATGAAAATGGTACAGTAAAGTTATGTGATTTTGGTATTAGTGGAAGACTTGTCGACTCAAAAGCTAAAACAAGGAGTGCAGGATGTGCAGCATATATGGCA CCTGAGAGAATAGATCCTCCAGATCCACAGAGACCAGATTATGATATTAGAGCAGACGTTTGGAGTTTAGGAATAACTTTG GTAGAATTAGCGACTGGTGAATTTCCATATAAAAACTGTAAAACAGATTTTGAAGTATTAACAAAAGTTTTACAAGAAGATCCACCACTGTTGCCACCAAGTCGAGAGTTTTCGCATGAGTTTTGTTCATTTGTTAGAGATTG TTTAACGAAAGATTATAAAAAGAGACCAAAGTATAAGAAATTATTA GAACATGTATTTATTAAGAAATCTTAA
- the LOC139511642 gene encoding uncharacterized protein, whose amino-acid sequence MADAMIQSRDKKSEKTPDKKASSVDDDYLRLEDEDALLFDKPKEAKTRSKTSKASSKSASQGKPPSSSTPSTSKAKSSTSSVSGDANNNNEMLDILKQIRSEQVKTNCRVDNMHKRIDALYDDEYQYDDENQNDSDCYDDACDEVQADNEKRDEPPSKKQKSDSCEETRFASMSKKFRSGEKYAPSINEQLANNITDIFRNGISSERFSDLMKDEKLQRPQNCDGLVTVQTDQVIWDILSPETKTVDNKMKTIQSVVVKTATVMAKVINKLDLMLEKEECTEHSNMLDDCMDSLALMGHANRLVCLMRRTVMKYDIIGEYGHLLNATVPYDKNLFGGDVVKTVDDIGKCSRISNKIRGRGGFNSGFNRGGRRPWYFRISGRGTGRGRGIGRGRASRAGSDKTGESKNSRWTHNKYRY is encoded by the coding sequence ATGGCGGACGCCATGATACAGTCTCGTGATAAGAAATCAGAGAAAACGCCTGATAAGAAGGCATCAAGTGTAGATGATGACTATTTAAGATTAGAGGATGAAGATGCTTTACTCTTTGATAAACCAAAGGAGGCTAAAACAAGGTCGAAAACTTCTAAGGCTTCGTCCAAGTCTGCTTCTCAGGGGAAGCCCCCTTCCTCGAGTACGCCGTCCACTTCTAAAGCAAAGTCTAGTACTAGTAGTGTCAGTGGTGACGCtaataataacaatgaaatgCTTGATATTCTTAAGCAGATAAGATCTGAACAAGTAAAAACCAACTGTAGGGTTGATAACATGCACAAGAGAATAGACGCTCTTTATGATGATGAATATCAATATGATGATGAAAATCAAAACGATTCTGATTGTTATGATGACGCTTGTGACGAGGTCCAAGCAGATAATGAAAAAAGGGATGAACCCCCTAGTAAGAAACAAAAATCTGACTCTTGTGAAGAGACAAGATTTGCTAGCATGAGCAAAAAATTTAGGTCTGGTGAAAAGTATGCACCATCTATTAATGAACAGTTGGCTAATAATATAactgatatttttagaaatgggATTTCTTCTGAGAGATTTTCAGATCTCATGAAAGATGAGAAACTTCAGAGACCACAAAATTGTGACGGTCTCGTTACTGTTCAAACTGACCAGGTTATTTGGGATATTTTAAGTCCCGAGACTAAAACAGTCgataacaaaatgaaaactatTCAGTCTGTAGTTGTGAAGACAGCTACTGTCATGGCtaaagttattaataaactagATTTAATGTTAGAGAAAGAGGAGTGTACTGAGCATAGTAATATGTTAGACGACTGTATGGATTCACTCGCTCTGATGGGGCATGCTAACAGATTAGTATGCTTGATGAGAAGAACTGTCATGAAGTATGATATCATTGGTGAATATGGACATTTGCTGAATGCTACAGTCCCTTATGATAAAAACCTATTTGGTGGTGATGTGGTCAAAACTGTTGATGATATTGGCAAGTGTAGtagaatatcaaataaaatcCGAGGAAGGGGTGGTTTCAACAGTGGCTTTAATAGAGGCGGTCGTAGACCTTGGTATTTTAGGATCTCTGGTAGAGGCACAGGCCGTGGTAGAGGTATCGGCCGTGGTAGAGCATCTCGTGCAGGCTCAGATAAGACTGGAGAATCAAAAAACTCCAGGTGGACTCACAACAAATACAGATATTAA